The proteins below come from a single Arthrobacter sp. zg-Y1171 genomic window:
- a CDS encoding HAD family phosphatase, protein MPRATVVRATGTTDAVGKPGEAAFFDVDNTLMRGASLFHVGRKMYQRKVFTIREAAGFASKQLRFMLQGENLKDVHSVRDAALAFATGLSSEDVRTLGEEVYDEMIVSKIWPGTRALTQQHMKSGRPVWLVTGTPIEVASVIASRLDLTGALGTVSEVADGMYTGRLVGEFLHGPAKAAGVRALAEKEGLDLQSCWAYSDSYNDVPLLSLVGHPVAINPDARLRRHARERNWPVYDFRSGRRAATLGLKSATVAGAAYGLWRGFSWVRAR, encoded by the coding sequence ATGCCCCGAGCCACTGTAGTCCGAGCCACCGGAACCACAGACGCGGTGGGCAAACCTGGCGAAGCGGCCTTTTTCGACGTCGACAATACGCTCATGCGCGGTGCCAGCCTGTTCCATGTAGGCCGGAAGATGTACCAGCGGAAAGTCTTCACCATCCGTGAAGCAGCCGGCTTCGCGAGCAAGCAGCTGAGGTTCATGCTGCAGGGTGAAAACCTCAAGGACGTCCACTCGGTCCGCGACGCAGCCTTGGCCTTCGCGACCGGCCTCTCTTCGGAGGACGTGCGCACGCTGGGCGAAGAGGTCTACGACGAGATGATTGTCTCCAAGATCTGGCCCGGCACCCGGGCGCTGACCCAGCAGCATATGAAGTCCGGCAGGCCGGTTTGGCTGGTCACCGGAACGCCCATCGAAGTTGCTTCGGTCATCGCGAGCCGGCTCGATCTCACCGGCGCCCTCGGCACAGTCAGCGAGGTCGCCGACGGCATGTACACCGGGCGCCTGGTGGGTGAGTTCCTGCATGGGCCGGCCAAGGCTGCCGGTGTCCGGGCGCTGGCCGAGAAGGAAGGCCTGGATCTGCAAAGCTGCTGGGCGTACAGCGATTCCTACAACGACGTTCCGCTGCTGAGTCTGGTGGGCCATCCGGTGGCGATCAATCCGGACGCGCGCCTGCGCCGTCATGCCCGTGAGCGCAACTGGCCCGTGTACGACTTCCGTTCAGGCCGCAGGGCGGCAACACTGGGCCTGAAGTCCGCAACCGTTGCCGGGGCTGCCTACGGGCTGTGGCGGGGGTTCTCCTGGGTGCGGGCCCGCTGA
- a CDS encoding 30S ribosomal protein bS22 yields MGSVIKKRRKRMAKKKHRKLLRKTRHQRRNKK; encoded by the coding sequence GTGGGTTCAGTAATCAAGAAGCGCCGCAAGCGTATGGCCAAGAAGAAGCACCGCAAGCTGCTTCGCAAGACCCGCCACCAGCGTCGTAATAAGAAGTAG
- a CDS encoding helix-turn-helix domain-containing protein produces MADEGNFSDVRFLTVSEVADVMRVSKMTVYRLVHSGELPAVRFGRSYRVPESAVQKVLRDAVIDRRTDTA; encoded by the coding sequence ATGGCAGACGAGGGAAACTTCTCGGATGTGCGGTTTCTGACGGTATCGGAAGTTGCCGACGTCATGCGGGTCTCCAAGATGACTGTGTACCGGCTGGTCCATTCCGGCGAGCTGCCGGCCGTCCGTTTCGGCCGGTCCTACCGTGTGCCGGAATCGGCCGTCCAGAAGGTGCTCCGCGACGCCGTTATTGACCGGCGTACAGACACTGCCTAA
- the gdhA gene encoding NADP-specific glutamate dehydrogenase, whose amino-acid sequence MERVLTRVRDDVFRRNPGETEFHQAVVEVFDSLAPVLRKHPEFAEAAILQRICEPERQIIFRVPWVDDKGQVQINRGFRVEFNSALGPYKGGLRFHPSVYLGIIKFLGFEQIFKNALTGMPIGGGKGGSDFDPRGKSDAEVMRFCQSFMTELYRHIGEYTDVPAGDIGVGGREIGYLFGQYKRITNRYESGVLTGKGVSWGGSLVRPEATGYGAVMFVEEMLKTKGMSLDGQRVIVSGSGNVAINAIDKAQMLGATVVACSDSAGYIVDEKGIDVPLLRQIKETERGRISEYAERRGHSVNYVTEGSIWNAGAGVALPCATQNELDEADALALIKSGVRAVAEGANMPCTPAAISAFQAAGVLFGPGKAANAGGVATSALEMQQNASRDSWSFEHTERRLSEIMVNIHERCARTAEEYGSPGDYVVGANISGFVKVADAMLAQGVI is encoded by the coding sequence ATGGAACGTGTACTGACGCGCGTACGCGACGACGTCTTCCGCCGCAATCCCGGGGAAACCGAGTTTCACCAAGCCGTCGTGGAAGTCTTCGACTCCCTCGCCCCAGTGCTGCGCAAGCATCCCGAATTTGCCGAGGCCGCGATCCTGCAGCGGATCTGCGAGCCCGAAAGGCAGATCATCTTCCGGGTGCCCTGGGTAGACGACAAGGGCCAGGTGCAGATTAACCGGGGCTTCCGGGTGGAATTCAACTCTGCCCTCGGCCCGTACAAGGGCGGACTCCGGTTCCATCCCTCCGTGTACCTGGGCATCATCAAGTTCCTCGGTTTCGAACAGATCTTCAAGAACGCTCTCACCGGCATGCCGATCGGCGGCGGCAAGGGCGGCTCGGACTTCGACCCGCGGGGCAAATCCGACGCTGAAGTGATGCGCTTCTGCCAGTCCTTCATGACCGAGCTGTACCGGCACATCGGCGAGTACACGGACGTTCCGGCCGGTGACATCGGCGTTGGCGGCCGCGAGATCGGTTACCTCTTCGGACAGTACAAACGCATCACGAACCGCTACGAATCGGGCGTCCTCACCGGGAAGGGCGTGAGCTGGGGCGGATCCCTGGTCCGTCCCGAGGCCACCGGCTACGGCGCGGTGATGTTTGTCGAGGAGATGCTCAAAACCAAGGGCATGAGCCTGGACGGGCAGCGGGTGATTGTCTCCGGCTCCGGCAATGTGGCCATCAACGCCATAGACAAGGCCCAGATGCTCGGCGCCACGGTGGTGGCCTGCTCGGATTCCGCGGGCTACATAGTTGATGAAAAGGGCATTGACGTTCCGTTGCTGCGGCAGATCAAGGAAACGGAGCGGGGCCGGATCTCGGAATATGCCGAGCGCCGCGGACACTCCGTGAACTACGTGACGGAGGGTTCCATCTGGAACGCGGGAGCCGGCGTCGCCCTGCCCTGCGCCACCCAGAACGAACTGGACGAAGCGGACGCGCTGGCATTGATCAAGTCCGGGGTCCGGGCCGTGGCCGAGGGTGCGAACATGCCGTGCACTCCGGCCGCCATCAGCGCCTTCCAGGCCGCCGGGGTGCTGTTCGGCCCGGGTAAGGCGGCCAACGCGGGCGGCGTCGCCACCTCCGCGCTGGAGATGCAGCAGAACGCGAGCCGGGACTCCTGGTCCTTCGAGCATACGGAACGCCGGCTCAGCGAGATCATGGTCAACATCCACGAGCGGTGCGCCCGGACTGCGGAGGAATACGGTTCCCCCGGCGACTACGTGGTGGGCGCCAACATCAGCGGCTTCGTGAAGGTAGCCGATGCGATGCTGGCCCAGGGCGTGATCTAG
- a CDS encoding helix-turn-helix transcriptional regulator, whose product MVFDDVFAVIAEGTRREILGALRTGDKSVGALVEELEVSQPTVSKHLKVLREAGLVSMRAEGQRRYYSLETAPLEELVLWLRAFDLASLTESRLASVSASPKPATAAAAAAGALVPGAAETRSLPVDAGVQNLGRTVGRAAERAADLFGQFPKFRRRRP is encoded by the coding sequence ATGGTCTTTGACGATGTGTTTGCAGTAATCGCGGAAGGTACGCGGCGTGAAATCCTGGGCGCCCTGCGTACCGGCGACAAGTCCGTAGGGGCACTGGTGGAGGAACTCGAGGTCAGCCAGCCCACGGTCTCCAAGCACCTGAAAGTGCTGCGCGAAGCCGGACTCGTCTCCATGCGGGCCGAAGGCCAGCGCCGGTACTACTCGCTGGAAACTGCCCCGCTCGAGGAACTGGTCCTGTGGCTGCGGGCCTTTGACCTCGCGTCACTCACGGAGTCCCGCCTGGCATCCGTTTCTGCAAGCCCCAAACCCGCCACCGCTGCTGCCGCAGCGGCCGGTGCGCTGGTGCCCGGCGCCGCAGAGACCCGCTCGCTGCCGGTGGACGCCGGCGTGCAGAACCTCGGCCGCACGGTGGGGCGGGCCGCAGAGCGGGCCGCCGACCTGTTCGGCCAGTTCCCGAAATTCCGCCGCCGCCGGCCCTAG
- a CDS encoding acetoin utilization protein AcuC, translated as MISSGLSLPIMPTCIVWDESMLAYDFGAGHPMSPARLDLTARLARELGLFDLEGVSMAEPYVASAADLLTVHGFDYISAVQAAGADPANCNTLLGLGTEDTPVFAGMHEASARLVGGSLAAADAILSGEVTHAVNFAGGMHHAGYEKASGFCVYNDAAAAVARLLANGVQRVVYIDVDAHHGDGTQNIFWDDPRVMTISLHESGLTLFPGTGFANETGGKAAEGTAVNIAVPARTTDAGWLRAFHAVVPQLTEAFAPEVIVSQHGCDSHTDDPMTSLRVSVEAQRQAALTISDLAGRLCEGRWIATGGGGYNVASVVPRSWALLMSVAANGRVRPATPLPPAWRDYVLEKHGVKTGETLGDGADIWWRSWEVGYDPNDEIDRTVMATRKELFPLHGLDPWFD; from the coding sequence ATGATCAGTTCCGGGCTAAGCCTTCCCATTATGCCGACGTGCATTGTCTGGGATGAATCCATGCTGGCTTACGATTTCGGCGCAGGCCATCCGATGAGCCCGGCGCGCCTGGACCTGACGGCCCGGCTGGCCCGTGAACTGGGACTTTTCGACCTCGAAGGCGTCTCCATGGCCGAGCCGTACGTCGCCTCGGCGGCCGACCTGCTGACCGTCCACGGCTTCGACTACATCAGCGCCGTGCAGGCAGCCGGAGCCGACCCCGCGAACTGCAACACCCTGCTGGGACTGGGCACCGAGGACACGCCGGTCTTCGCCGGCATGCACGAAGCCAGCGCCCGGCTGGTCGGCGGTTCCCTGGCCGCTGCGGATGCCATCCTCTCCGGCGAGGTGACGCACGCGGTCAACTTCGCCGGCGGCATGCATCATGCCGGCTATGAAAAAGCGTCCGGATTCTGCGTCTATAACGACGCCGCGGCCGCCGTCGCGCGGCTCCTAGCCAACGGCGTGCAGCGGGTGGTGTACATCGACGTCGACGCCCACCACGGTGACGGCACGCAGAACATTTTCTGGGACGATCCGCGCGTTATGACCATCTCGCTGCATGAAAGCGGACTGACCCTGTTCCCGGGGACGGGATTCGCCAACGAAACCGGCGGCAAGGCAGCCGAAGGAACCGCGGTCAACATTGCCGTACCGGCGCGTACCACCGACGCCGGCTGGCTGCGGGCCTTCCACGCAGTGGTACCCCAGCTGACTGAGGCCTTCGCCCCGGAAGTGATTGTCAGCCAGCACGGCTGCGACAGCCACACGGATGATCCCATGACCAGCCTCCGGGTCAGCGTGGAGGCCCAGCGGCAGGCCGCCCTGACCATCAGCGACCTGGCCGGCCGCCTGTGCGAAGGACGCTGGATTGCCACCGGCGGAGGCGGCTACAACGTTGCCTCCGTGGTGCCGCGGTCCTGGGCGTTGCTGATGTCGGTGGCTGCCAACGGTCGGGTGCGTCCCGCCACCCCGCTGCCCCCGGCCTGGCGCGACTACGTGCTGGAGAAGCACGGCGTGAAGACGGGCGAGACGCTGGGTGACGGGGCCGATATCTGGTGGCGTTCCTGGGAAGTGGGCTACGACCCGAATGACGAGATCGACCGGACCGTGATGGCCACCCGCAAGGAACTGTTCCCGCTGCACGGGCTGGATCCTTGGTTCGACTAG
- a CDS encoding TrkH family potassium uptake protein has translation MAIPRQSLLEKEQHSGPAIVAGIREFVGGLVTGRPARLALIVFSLVILLFTALLSLPAASSSGESAPLHDAFFTAVSAVCVTGLTVVSTATYWSTFGQVLILIAIQVGGLGILTLASLLALAVNKRLGVRGKLMAQEGMNTGRLGEVGHLLRIVFSTAVVIELALALIMAPRFMILGESPGQAIWHAVFYSISAFNNAGFTPHSDGLVPYEEDLWILIPLMLGVFIGSLGFPVIMVLLQTRARVSKWNLHTKLTVLVSSILLVAGAIIWGAFEWFNTSTIGDLSLGDKIIHSIFASVMTRSGGFNLVSMTDLDSSTLLLTDMLMFAGGGSASTAGGIKVTTIAVLFLAVVAEARGDADVRAFGRTIPQGAMRVAISVTILGATLVAVATSALLVITNESLEPVLFEVISAFATVGLSTGLSEALPPSGKYVLSMLMFAGRVGTITLAAALAVRHRSTLYHYPEERPIIG, from the coding sequence ATGGCAATCCCACGGCAATCCCTGCTGGAGAAAGAGCAGCACAGCGGTCCCGCCATCGTTGCCGGGATCCGTGAGTTTGTGGGCGGGCTGGTCACCGGCCGGCCCGCGCGGCTGGCGCTTATCGTGTTCAGCCTGGTCATCCTGCTCTTCACCGCCCTGCTGAGCCTGCCTGCCGCTTCCAGCAGCGGAGAATCCGCGCCGCTGCACGACGCCTTCTTTACCGCGGTCTCGGCCGTCTGCGTCACCGGCCTCACCGTGGTCTCCACCGCCACCTACTGGTCCACCTTCGGACAGGTGCTGATCCTGATCGCGATCCAGGTAGGCGGGCTGGGCATCCTGACCCTGGCCTCGCTGCTGGCGCTGGCCGTGAACAAGCGGCTCGGCGTCCGCGGCAAGCTCATGGCCCAGGAAGGCATGAACACGGGCCGGCTCGGCGAAGTGGGCCACCTGCTGCGCATCGTCTTCAGCACCGCCGTCGTCATTGAACTGGCCCTGGCCCTGATCATGGCGCCGCGGTTCATGATCCTGGGTGAATCCCCCGGCCAGGCAATCTGGCATGCGGTCTTCTATTCCATTTCCGCGTTCAACAACGCCGGTTTCACCCCGCACTCCGACGGCCTGGTGCCGTACGAAGAAGATCTGTGGATCCTCATTCCGCTGATGCTCGGTGTATTTATCGGCTCGCTGGGCTTTCCGGTCATCATGGTCCTGCTGCAGACCCGTGCCCGGGTCAGCAAATGGAACCTGCACACCAAGCTGACCGTGCTGGTGTCCTCCATCCTGCTGGTGGCCGGCGCGATAATCTGGGGCGCCTTTGAATGGTTCAACACCAGCACCATCGGGGACCTGTCCCTGGGGGACAAGATCATCCACTCGATCTTCGCCTCGGTGATGACCCGGTCCGGCGGCTTCAACCTGGTCTCCATGACGGACTTGGACTCCAGCACCCTGCTCCTTACCGACATGCTGATGTTCGCCGGCGGCGGTTCCGCCTCCACGGCAGGCGGCATCAAGGTCACCACCATAGCCGTCCTGTTCCTGGCCGTGGTGGCCGAGGCCCGGGGCGACGCCGACGTCCGGGCCTTTGGCCGCACCATCCCGCAGGGCGCCATGCGGGTTGCTATCTCGGTGACCATCCTGGGCGCCACCCTGGTGGCGGTGGCCACGTCGGCCTTGCTGGTCATCACGAATGAGTCCCTGGAGCCGGTCCTCTTCGAGGTTATTTCCGCCTTCGCCACGGTGGGGCTGAGTACCGGCCTCAGCGAAGCCCTGCCGCCGTCCGGGAAGTACGTCCTGTCGATGCTTATGTTCGCCGGACGCGTCGGCACCATCACCCTTGCCGCGGCACTCGCCGTGCGCCACCGCAGCACCCTCTACCACTACCCCGAAGAAAGGCCGATCATTGGCTGA
- a CDS encoding TrkA family potassium uptake protein, producing MADRPPHNAPVLVIGLGRFGAATAEQLVRQGREVLAVERDPALVQKASGLLTHVVQADATNIEALKQLGAEDFSAAVVGVGTSIESSVLITVNLVDLGIEHLWVKAITPAHGKILTRIGANHVIYPEADAGRRAAHLVGGRMLDFIEFDDGFAIVKMYPPKETQGFTLGESNVRAKYGVTVVGVKSPGEDFTYAQPDTKVSSRDTLIVSGHVDLLERFAARP from the coding sequence TTGGCTGACAGACCTCCCCACAACGCACCGGTCCTGGTCATCGGACTCGGCCGCTTCGGTGCCGCCACCGCCGAGCAGCTGGTCCGCCAGGGCCGCGAGGTGTTGGCCGTGGAACGCGATCCGGCGCTCGTCCAGAAGGCGTCCGGCCTGCTGACGCACGTGGTCCAGGCCGACGCGACCAACATCGAGGCACTCAAACAACTGGGCGCCGAGGACTTCTCCGCCGCCGTCGTGGGCGTGGGAACCTCGATCGAGTCCAGCGTGCTGATCACCGTAAACCTGGTGGACCTGGGCATTGAGCACCTGTGGGTCAAGGCCATCACGCCGGCGCACGGCAAGATCCTCACCCGCATCGGGGCGAACCACGTGATCTACCCGGAGGCCGACGCCGGACGGCGGGCCGCGCACCTGGTGGGCGGCCGCATGCTGGACTTCATCGAGTTCGATGACGGTTTCGCAATCGTGAAGATGTACCCGCCGAAGGAGACGCAGGGATTCACCCTCGGCGAGTCCAATGTACGGGCGAAGTACGGCGTCACCGTGGTCGGCGTGAAATCCCCCGGTGAGGACTTCACCTACGCGCAGCCCGATACCAAGGTCTCCAGCCGCGACACCCTGATCGTGTCCGGGCACGTGGATCTGCTGGAACGGTTTGCGGCCCGGCCGTAG
- the proC gene encoding pyrroline-5-carboxylate reductase, whose amino-acid sequence MESAQNPRLTFLGCGSMNEAILGGILAGGLAAEQVTATVRRAERAEELRTAHGITVLAGSEDPDANRKAVAEADLVIVGVKPVGVADLLREIAADLPRGAVVLSVAAAVPLALMESLLPEGQSVIRAMPNTPSSLGRGVTSISAGRSAGPDAMDLARRVLSATGTVVEVPEEQVDAVSAVSGSGPAYAFYLAEAMARAGVELGLDPDLSALLARETVAGAGYMLAEPDADAPALRRAVTSPKGTTEAAIRTFDELNLPGVIEAGARAAAARAEEITKQLTA is encoded by the coding sequence ATGGAAAGCGCACAGAATCCCCGACTGACATTCCTTGGCTGCGGCTCGATGAACGAAGCCATCCTCGGCGGAATCCTCGCCGGAGGCCTTGCCGCCGAGCAGGTAACCGCCACCGTCCGCCGCGCCGAACGGGCTGAAGAGCTTCGCACGGCCCACGGCATCACCGTCCTTGCAGGCAGCGAGGATCCGGACGCGAACCGGAAAGCCGTCGCCGAAGCCGACCTCGTCATTGTGGGCGTCAAGCCCGTGGGCGTGGCTGACCTGCTGCGCGAAATCGCTGCGGACCTGCCCCGCGGCGCCGTCGTCCTCAGCGTGGCTGCCGCCGTGCCGCTGGCCCTGATGGAGTCGCTGCTGCCGGAAGGCCAGTCCGTCATCCGTGCGATGCCCAACACCCCGTCCAGCCTCGGCCGCGGCGTCACGTCCATTTCCGCCGGCCGTTCCGCGGGCCCCGACGCGATGGACCTGGCCCGCCGCGTGCTGTCCGCCACCGGCACCGTGGTGGAGGTGCCCGAAGAACAAGTCGACGCCGTTTCCGCCGTCAGCGGTTCCGGTCCCGCCTACGCGTTCTACCTGGCCGAGGCCATGGCCCGGGCCGGCGTCGAGCTCGGCCTGGACCCGGATCTCTCGGCCCTGCTGGCACGCGAAACGGTGGCCGGTGCCGGGTACATGCTGGCCGAGCCCGACGCCGATGCTCCGGCCCTGCGTCGAGCCGTCACCAGCCCCAAGGGCACCACGGAAGCGGCCATCCGGACCTTCGACGAGCTGAACCTGCCCGGCGTGATCGAGGCCGGTGCCCGTGCGGCAGCGGCTCGGGCCGAAGAAATTACGAAGCAGCTGACTGCTTAG
- a CDS encoding sugar phosphate isomerase/epimerase yields MPTSLPQPGRAAIPVALSSASVYPLSVHDTFAVAHDLGYDGVEIMVTNSQVSQDPDSLRELSEQYRQPILAIHAPTLLLTQQVWGAAWTKIELSAAMAAEVGAATVVAHPPFRWQTGYAENFAEGVKDIAEQYGVTIAVENMYPWRVRGREAKAYLPHWNPIPEPYENVTWDFSHAAIAGMDSFEQIRKLGDRLRHVHLTDGTPNGKDEHLLPGEGTQRCAEALSYLADGGFDGVVAVEVSTRKARGAGEREEQLKQTLEFAREHLRPKAVLAGHDA; encoded by the coding sequence ATGCCGACGTCCCTCCCGCAGCCCGGACGCGCCGCTATTCCGGTGGCGCTGTCCAGCGCTTCCGTGTACCCGCTGTCCGTACATGACACCTTCGCGGTGGCTCATGACCTGGGCTACGACGGTGTCGAAATCATGGTCACCAACAGCCAGGTCAGCCAGGACCCGGACTCCCTCAGGGAGCTGAGCGAGCAGTACCGGCAGCCGATCCTGGCCATCCACGCTCCCACCCTGCTCCTGACGCAGCAGGTCTGGGGTGCCGCTTGGACAAAGATCGAACTGTCCGCGGCGATGGCCGCGGAAGTAGGTGCTGCCACCGTGGTGGCGCACCCTCCGTTCCGGTGGCAGACGGGTTACGCGGAGAACTTCGCCGAAGGCGTGAAGGACATCGCCGAACAATACGGCGTCACCATCGCCGTGGAGAACATGTATCCGTGGCGGGTCCGGGGGCGCGAGGCCAAAGCGTACCTGCCGCACTGGAACCCGATCCCCGAGCCGTATGAAAACGTCACCTGGGACTTTTCCCACGCTGCCATTGCCGGTATGGACTCCTTTGAGCAGATCCGCAAACTCGGGGATCGGCTCCGGCACGTCCATCTGACGGATGGAACTCCCAACGGCAAGGATGAGCATCTGCTGCCCGGCGAGGGTACGCAGCGGTGCGCCGAGGCGTTGTCCTACCTGGCCGACGGCGGTTTCGACGGCGTGGTGGCCGTGGAGGTCAGCACCCGAAAGGCGCGGGGAGCGGGGGAGCGCGAGGAACAGTTGAAGCAGACCCTGGAGTTCGCGCGGGAACACCTCCGGCCCAAAGCCGTCCTGGCCGGACACGACGCCTAA
- a CDS encoding Ppx/GppA phosphatase family protein yields MRLGVLDIGSNTVHLLLVDAHPGARPVSFASHKRPLQLVSYLDADGAISEAGQDELIGFVNEAWNFARRHGAQDLLAFSTSAIRESANGAEVLARVQRETPVQLEELSGGDEAAMTFLAVRRWYGWGAGSILDLDIGGGSFEMALGQDELPEIARSLPLGAGRLTRDWLPEDPPSPKSIKKLRKYIRGMVGEAAEEFSAFGRPDLVAGTSKTFRSLARIAGAAPSAAGPFVPRMLTLEDLSLWTKRLGALSARDRAGLDGVSALRAPQMLAGALVAQAAMEAFDVQSLKICPWALREGLILRRFDTLRFETTGDLPRGPAEGEEFLVAAGAGPSSNGKPS; encoded by the coding sequence ATGCGCCTAGGCGTTCTCGACATCGGGTCCAACACCGTCCACCTCCTGCTGGTGGACGCCCATCCCGGTGCGCGTCCCGTCTCCTTCGCCTCGCACAAGCGCCCGCTGCAGCTGGTGTCCTATCTGGACGCCGACGGCGCGATAAGCGAGGCCGGGCAGGACGAACTGATCGGGTTCGTCAACGAGGCCTGGAACTTCGCCCGCCGGCACGGCGCGCAGGATCTGCTGGCCTTCTCCACCTCCGCCATCCGGGAATCGGCCAACGGCGCCGAGGTCCTGGCCCGGGTGCAGCGGGAGACTCCGGTGCAGCTGGAGGAACTCTCCGGCGGAGACGAAGCGGCGATGACTTTCCTCGCCGTCCGCCGCTGGTACGGCTGGGGTGCCGGTTCCATCCTGGACCTGGATATCGGCGGAGGTTCCTTCGAAATGGCACTGGGCCAGGACGAGCTTCCGGAAATCGCCCGGTCCCTGCCGCTCGGTGCCGGACGGCTGACCCGGGACTGGCTTCCCGAGGATCCGCCCTCGCCCAAGAGCATCAAAAAGCTGCGCAAATACATCCGCGGCATGGTCGGGGAAGCGGCTGAGGAGTTCAGCGCCTTCGGCCGCCCGGACCTCGTCGCCGGAACGTCCAAGACCTTCCGGTCGCTGGCGCGCATTGCCGGCGCCGCGCCGTCGGCCGCCGGACCGTTTGTGCCCCGCATGCTCACGTTGGAGGACCTGTCCCTCTGGACCAAGCGGCTGGGCGCCCTGAGCGCCCGGGACCGTGCCGGACTGGACGGTGTGTCCGCGCTGCGCGCACCGCAGATGCTCGCCGGAGCGCTGGTGGCGCAGGCCGCCATGGAAGCCTTCGACGTGCAGTCCCTGAAGATCTGCCCCTGGGCGCTGCGCGAGGGCTTGATCCTGCGCCGATTCGACACGCTTCGTTTTGAAACAACCGGCGACCTGCCCCGCGGCCCCGCCGAAGGGGAGGAATTCCTCGTGGCTGCAGGGGCGGGTCCTTCGTCCAATGGAAAGCCAAGCTGA